One window of Paenibacillus sp. FSL K6-3182 genomic DNA carries:
- a CDS encoding methyl-accepting chemotaxis protein gives MTATVLDKEKQSAIEKNERTAPNTPLNGNVQQPIEVKGTDERTVKQSEQRADEITMHPVKAEATRLHHFLRQAPTIDAEHTCRQTIAVFKKHPESECIIVTGEQGAPIGLMMRNRFFLKLGHRFSADLYDDKPITKLMDASPLVVDYDYAPQQLIDSALSRHESVLYDCVIVTLKNKLAGILTVSDMLKISRLLQQEAVDAQMSTIRSAEQRVREIEQAVSSVRKSTEHGESMSVDMVDLTLTGKNELDKVTKAFNAMTLNSELQEKRMNELQSEAGSISKVSLLIKELAEMSNLLALNASIEAARAGEHGRGFAVVAGEVMKLAGQTKQFANEITTLTKTIVDAITQTTSLAHSGRMETIASEANINEAVEVFNHLFRAAADNRNSAKQIGVLSEQAHQQAVHIAVEMKKLQQSYF, from the coding sequence GTGACAGCGACTGTTCTAGATAAAGAAAAACAATCAGCTATCGAGAAAAATGAGCGTACTGCTCCAAACACACCACTTAACGGAAACGTACAACAACCGATTGAGGTAAAAGGAACCGATGAAAGGACTGTTAAGCAATCGGAGCAGCGTGCTGATGAAATAACAATGCATCCGGTAAAAGCAGAAGCAACGCGACTGCATCATTTTTTACGTCAGGCTCCAACAATAGACGCAGAGCATACATGCCGGCAGACGATTGCTGTGTTTAAGAAGCATCCGGAAAGTGAGTGCATTATCGTAACTGGGGAGCAAGGGGCTCCTATCGGTCTGATGATGCGCAATCGATTCTTCCTGAAGCTGGGCCATCGCTTTAGCGCAGATTTGTATGATGACAAACCAATTACAAAGCTTATGGATGCGAGTCCGCTCGTAGTCGATTATGATTATGCACCGCAGCAGCTCATTGACAGCGCATTAAGCCGCCACGAGAGTGTGCTTTATGATTGTGTCATCGTTACGTTAAAAAATAAGCTTGCAGGTATATTGACTGTGTCGGACATGCTCAAGATTTCCCGGCTGCTGCAGCAGGAAGCCGTTGATGCGCAAATGAGTACGATTCGCTCAGCAGAGCAGCGGGTGAGAGAGATCGAACAAGCCGTCAGCAGCGTTCGCAAGTCAACTGAACATGGCGAGTCAATGTCTGTAGATATGGTCGATTTGACCCTAACCGGCAAAAACGAGCTGGATAAAGTAACAAAAGCTTTTAACGCCATGACGCTGAATTCTGAGCTTCAGGAGAAACGGATGAATGAGCTTCAATCTGAGGCGGGGTCAATCAGCAAAGTTTCTTTATTAATAAAAGAACTGGCAGAGATGAGTAATCTACTCGCGCTGAATGCTTCTATAGAAGCAGCCCGTGCAGGGGAGCATGGGCGCGGGTTTGCGGTAGTAGCTGGTGAAGTGATGAAGCTGGCAGGCCAAACGAAGCAATTTGCGAACGAAATTACGACGTTAACGAAAACGATCGTTGATGCCATTACGCAAACGACAAGTCTTGCTCATTCGGGACGAATGGAGACGATCGCAAGCGAAGCGAATATCAATGAAGCCGTGGAGGTGTTTAATCATCTTTTCCGAGCGGCAGCTGATAATCGCAATAGCGCGAAGCAAATTGGCGTTTTATCGGAGCAGGCACATCAGCAAGCCGTTCATATCGCAGTCGAAATGAAAAAATTACAGCAATCTTATTTTTAA